A genomic window from Populus nigra chromosome 7, ddPopNigr1.1, whole genome shotgun sequence includes:
- the LOC133700044 gene encoding uncharacterized protein LOC133700044, protein MQAEFNPFNARQKEHEEMMIRQLEDDDEDVSTKKHMLPPKVAKKKKIQSTSTVKQSTTSCGKQKKSATLGTYFMPRTTPGAQKSIQNCWQRKEAVERCDLTLAKWMIDACVPFNAVNSMYYQHAIDVVTAMGPGYKGPNLHAIRGYYLAKAVDEVKIYVETYREIWKKTGCTLMADGWTDQKRRTLINFLVYCPKGTIFLKTVDVSDVSKTARLLYQLFREVVLYVGVENIVHMVTDNAANYVAAGKLLMEEFSSIFWSPCAAHCINLILQDIGKLQSVCCVVEHASAITKYIYNHCYPLYLMRKFTGGKEILRLAPTRFATNFIALQSILAHKDELRAMVTSREWYAKDSKGKKFVESVLDSLFWEECEIIVRMSEPLIRVLRMVDGDDRPSMGYLYDAIHHAKEEMMRRFQKRKARVKPFIDIISNRWDGQFYRHLYAAAFWLNPRFQYDANIMDKHMSTISGLLDVLEKYAHGNLPLQSKITGEMKLFRNAKHDFGRVSAINNRTLMPPVCDIENWVVEDDPSILTAEEAESFHQALSTMTIQDTLDDDDCDDEVSKEHADDLLGVDEIDSIPSTFDPNFASMDTEELNVFIQQK, encoded by the exons ATGCAAGCAGAATTCAATCCATTTAATGCACGACAAAAGGAGCATGAAGAGATGATGATTAGGCAattagaagatgatgatgaggatgtcAGTACTAAAAAACATATGTTACCACCGAAggttgcaaaaaagaaaaagattcaaaGCACCAGCACTGTAAAACAATCGACTACAAGTTGTGGAAAGCAGAAGAAATCTGCAACATTAGGGACATATTTCATGCCGAGAACAACTCCTGGTGCTCAAAAGTCTATTCAGAATTGTTGGCAAAGGAAGGAAGCAGTTGAACGATGTGATCTTACTTTAGCGAAGTGGATGATTGATGCATGTGTGCCATTTAATGCTGTTAATTCTATGTATTATCAGCATGCCATAGATGTTGTAACAGCCATGGGTCCTGGTTATAAAGGACCAAACTTGCATGCTATTCGTGGTTATTACTTGGCAAAAGCGGTTGATGAAGTCAAGATTTATGTTGAGACTTATCGAGAGATTTGGAAGAAGACtggttgcacattaatggctgATGGATGGACAGATCAGAAGAGGAGGACTTTAATTAACTTCTTAGTATATTGTCCTAAAggaacaatttttttgaaaaccgtGGATGTATCAGATGTCTCAAAGACTGCTAGATTGTTGTATCAGTTGTTTAGAGAGGTTGTTTTGTATGTTGGGGTAGAAAACATTGTGCATATGGTGACTGATAATGCTGCAAATTATGTTGCTGCTGGCAAGTTATTGATGGAAgaattttcttcaatattttggtCTCCTTGTGCTGCTCATTGCATCAACCTCATACTCCAGGACATTGGTAAATTGCAATCGGTTTGTTGTGTTGTTGAGCATGCTTCTGCTATCACAAAGTACATTTATAATCATTGTTATCCATTATATTTGATGAGGAAGTTCACTGGAGGAAAAGAAATACTTCGTCTAGCTCCTACTCGTTTTGCTACCAATTTCATTGCATTGCAAAGCATTTTAGCTCATAAAGATGAGTTGAGAGCTATGGTGACATCTAGGGAATGGTATGCTAAAGATAGCAAAGGAAAAAAGTTTGTTGAGAGTGTGCTAGACTCTCTGTTTTGGGAAGAATGTGAAATAATTGTGCGAATGAGTGAGCCTTTAATTCGAGTTCTACGAATGGTTGATGGTGATGATAGACCTTCGATGGGATATTTGTATGATGCTATTCATCatgcaaaagaagaaatgatgagGAGATTTCAAAAGAGAAAGGCTAGAGTGAAACCTTTCATAGACATTATCAGTAATCGGTGGGATGGACAATTTTATAGACATCTTTATGCAGCGGCATTTTGGTTGAATCCTCGATTTCAATATGATGCAAATATAATGGATAAACATATGAGCACCATTTCTGGACTTCTAGATGTTCTTGAGAAGTATGCACATGGAAATCTACCATTGCAAAGTAAGATTACAGGTGAGATGAAGTTGTTTAGGAATGCTAAACATGACTTTGGTCGAGTGTCCGCAATAAATAATCGCACCCTTATGCCTCCag TTTGTGACATTGAAAATTGGGTAGTAGAAGATGACCCGTCAATCTTGACAGCTGAAGAAGCAGAGAGTTTTCACCAAGCTCTATCAACTATGACCATACAAGATACTTTAGATGATG ATGATTGTGACGATGAAGTTTCAAAGGAGCATGCTGATGATTTATTAGGTGTTGACGAGATTGACTCAATTCCATCGACATTTGATCCAAATTTTGCTTCTATGGACACAGAAGAACTTAATGTGTTCATTCAACAAAAGTGA
- the LOC133698254 gene encoding uncharacterized protein At5g39570-like yields the protein MPFFSRDDDDQVDDYDEYDPTPYGGGYDIALTYGRPIPPSDETCYPISSVSGEIDYDRPNYSSYSEPSAYADEALETEYSSYARPKPRPGSTYGEPQPAYGFQPGMNRPGLEYESDGYVKPANEEYGRRPESEYGSGGYGKPQSEEYRSGYGRRPESEYESGGQVRPSKYGSGFGRRQESEYGSGNERPQSEEYGSGYGRRPEGEYESGGYEKPSEYGTGYGRRKESEYGSGYEKPQSDEYGSGYGRRPDSEYGSGYEKPTEYGSGYGRKSETEYGSGYEKPSEYGGGTVEYGSGYEKPSEYGGGTVEYGSGYGRRPGSENEGSGSEYGSRYGRKESYGEEGEGHGGRSQYEKPSYGDDSPKRSSYARQEEGGEYERPSYGSRRSDEDDEDRHNKYRDGGEEGYGRKKYGDDNSDDDAEKKHRRHRKNYDDE from the exons atgccGTTCTTTTCTCGAGATGATGATGACCAGGTCGACGATTACGATGAGTACGATCCCACCCCATACGGTGGCGGATACGACATTGCCTTAACGTACGGTCGCCCAATCCCACCGTCCGATGAGACCTGCTATCCAATCAGCTCAGTCTCCGGTGAAATTGACTACGATCGCCCCAATTACTCCTCTTACTCTGAGCCATCCGCTTACGCTGATGAAGCTCTTGAAACTGAATACAGCAGCTATGCTCGTCCCAAGCCCCGACCTGGATCCACTTATGGTGAACCTCAACCGGCATACGGTTTCCAGCCTGGAATGAATAGGCCCGGATTGGAGTATGAGTCTGATGGCTATGTGAAGCCGGCCAATGAGGAATATGGAAGGAGACCCGAATCTGAATATGGGTCTGGTGGGTATGGCAAGCCTCAAAGTGAAGAATATCGATCTGGGTATGGAAGGAGACCCGAAAGTGAATATGAGTCTGGTGGGCAAGTGAGGCCAAGCAAGTACGGGTCTGGTTTTGGGCGCAGACAAGAATCAGAGTACGGGTCTGGGAATGAGAGGCCACAGAGTGAGGAATATGGATCTGGGTATGGAAGGAGACCCGAGGGCGAATATGAGTCTGGTGGGTATGAGAAGCCGAGCGAGTATGGGACTGGTTATGGGCGCAGAAAAGAATCAGAGTACGGGTCTGGGTATGAGAAGCCACAGAGTGATGAATATGGATCTGGGTATGGCAGGAGACCGGACTCTGAATATGGGTCTGGATATGAGAAGCCAACTGAGTATGGGTCGGGTTATGGTAGGAAATCGGAAACTGAATATGGATCTGGGTATGAGAAGCCCAGCGAATATGGAGGGGGGACTGTGGAATACGGATCTGGGTATGAGAAGCCCAGCGAATATGGAGGGGGGACTGTGGAATACGGATCCGGGTATGGGAGGAGGCCAGGATCCGAAAATGAAGGAAGTGGGTCAGAGTATGGTTCTCGGTACGGGAGGAAGGAGAGTTATGGGGAAGAGGGAGAAGGGCATGGGGGAAGGAGCCAATATGAGAAGCCAAGTTATGGAGATGATTCACCTAAGAGGTCTAGTTATGCGAGACAGGAGGAAGGAGGAGAGTATGAGAGGCCTTCTTATGGGAGTCGTCGTAGTGATGAGGACGACGAGGATCGTCATAATAAGTATCGTGATGGTGGTGAAGAGGGCTATGGCCGCAAGAAATAT GGAGATGACAATTCTGATGATGACGCGGAGAAGAAGCACCGCCGCCACCGAAAGAATTATGATGATGAGTGA